The DNA region gttggaaaaattacttgtgtcatgcacaaagtagatgttcttaccgacttgccaaaactatagtttgttaacaagaaatatgtggagtggtagaaaaacttgttttaatgactccaacctaagtgtatgtaaacctccgacttcaactgtacctatgtgagagtggattctcagccctcactagcatgaaaactaaatacaggcacagactgtgtgtggaaaatgatttaaggcTGAGACTCTCTCCAgtacaacattgcagagttatgtgcaccCTTTCAAGTACACCCTTCTATTTAACCTGtagtgagttattcacaatttctgATGAACAAATGAGGTTTTATAtataagatggctaaataaagagcaaaattattgattattattatttgtgccctggtcctttAAGAGCTccttgtcacttcccacgagccgtgTTGTGACAAAaattcacactcattcttatgtttaataaaggtatcgtgtgtgtgtggcagacttacaatgatggcaataaaaaaacatttgagagtgcgatGGAGGTTgtatgtttgaaggggtacgggactataaaaagtttgggaaccactgctataaaacaacgttggaggcggcttatggagaaatgacattacattctctggcaacagctctgttggacattccttcagtcaccatgccaattgcacactccctcaactttagacatctatggcattgagTTGTGTGACTaaagtgcacattttagagtgtccttttattgccctcagcacaaggtgcacctgtgtaatgatcatgctgtttcttgatagcttcttgatatgctacacctgtcaggtggatggattatcttggcaaaggagaggCGCTCACTAACAGgcatataaacaaatttgtgcaaaaaatctgagagaaatatgctttttgtgtgtatggaacatttctgggatcttttatttcagctcatgaaacatggaaccaacactttacatgttgcatttagatGTTTGTTCTGTATATATGTATTTCACACTGATTAAGTAGTTTCACTAATTTTGAAGATCTTAATTTTGCATCACTTTTTATGTATTAGAATAGGATAGATTAGAACATGCCCTTAAAGTGTATGTTCAAGCTCAAGCCCCCTCTAGCTCCAGCACACTACCTGTGTCTTGATGTATCTGCGGATCTCCCTGTGGTACCTGGAACCCTCGGTCAGCAGGCTGAGCACTGGGGTCAGCCCCTCTTTGTAGTTGGCACCCTGCTTGGAATGAGACACACATGAGGCGAGTGACGACAGGCATACCCACAGAGGCACTGTAGCAGTTGGTTTGTGGACCATTAGCAAAATAACTATTCAGGAATGTATTAGTAATTCAATTTCTATGTTGTGTGGACAGCTTCTAATAGGATGGCCAGGATTTACGCATCATTTCATTGGCTTGTTCAGTAGAGACTGACGTTACTACATAAACAGCCATTTGAATTTCTGAATGGCCTCTAACAGTTAGATAGTCAGTTCCTTAAATGGTGGGTGAGAAGTCACTGGTGGACTGCATCATTGAGGTTAATTCTACTTTGGCTTGaaacattgttttatttaacttgtTGGTCAAGAGGAAATGCAAAAGTGTTGGCATGGTTTGTAATAGCAGCCACGGAGATCAAGCAATCAGTTTGAAGAAAGATGCAGAATCGGCAAGTCTTGGTTTGTAGATAAGTGATTCTGTGCAGTCCAatatctcaaacacacacaatggGGTGAATCCTAACTTCCACTGAAGTCAAATTTTCACTTACACGTGCATTGATATCAGCGAGAGACATTTAAGTTATTTAACAGACGCTCTTTTCCAGAGCggcttacaggagcaattagggttaagtgatttgcacaagggcacagacagatttttaccaagtcagctcgggaatttgaaccagcaacctttcggttactggcccaatgctcttaaccgctaggctacctgtcgcctcAGTGAAAATGTAAGTGATTGTAAGTAAACATTTGACTTAAGTGGAAGGATTCGCCCAATGTCTCTGGTCCACTAGTTCTTACCTTGTCTATCCTCTTCTCCATAAAGTCCAGTAGCACCTGCACAGCGTCCATGTTCTTCCCGCTGTACTCCTCCTGGCCCCCCTGGACCGGCAAGTCAATCAGCACATCCAGACATGACACTGGCAGGTTACTCAGCAGGTTGATGGCATggctggaggagaagaaggaagacATGAGGAAAAAGGAGAAAGGACAGTGGTTAAGTCATTGGTTATAGCATGTAGGAAGGATTAACAAATAATAAATATGGTTTCGTTCTTAAGAATAGGCTACATGCATGTCATTGTTTTCTACCAATCATGAGACTTTTTAAAGACTACTTGTTTGTTAAAAGCACTTTCGTCTAGCATGACGATACGTTGGGTAGTTATCCCTCTTATTGTTGTGTTTGCGTCAAGACCACAAGGCATTCCATCAGTCTAAACAGACAAGGACCTAAGGTCAACTTTGGATTTTGGACAATGGGCTAACCCCGTGACCAGAGGGACACAACAACATAATCCATAGGACCACAGGGAGCATTATCAATCACTTTTACATGACACATTCTTTACATTCTCGCATGTCCTTCAAAAGAAAGCTTTGTAGTTAATTCACATCAATGAGATGTCCAGAAAAGACATACTGCCGTATGACTTCTAAAAACAGTCTTGGCTTAAAGTTGTAACTTTCACATGAGCTGGATGCTGTCACTGTTGACTAGAGAGTGATTATTGGATGGTGATTAATTAGCACAAACCAAACGATGAATGTGTACTTTCAGAATGCAGTTTTGCCCTGTTGTGTGGAGAGCAGTGAGGAGAAGGGTTGCCAACCTGTGTGCTTCCTCTGTTTTGTCCTCTGTCTGAGTCTTAAGCATCAATAGATGGCGCATGATGGCGGTGACAAGGCGGAGCTGGTGGTCACCACCCTATCAAATGAAGgatggaaatcaaatcaaattttattggtcacatacacatatttagcagatgttattgcgggcgaagaaaaatgcttgtgttcctagctccaacagtgcagtagtatctaacaattcacaaaaatacacaaatctaaaagtagaagaatggaattaagaaatatataaatattaggatgagcaatgtcggagtggcattgactaaatacagtagaatagaatacagtatcaaatcaaagtttatttgtcacgtgcgcagaatacaacatttcaccttacagtgaaatgcatacttacagaTGCATACTTAGACTcaaaccaatagtgcaaaaaaaggtattaggtgaacaataggtaagtaaatacagtagcgaggctataaaagttgcgaggctacatacagacaccggttagtcaggctgattgaggtaatatgtacatgaatgtatagttaaagtgactatgcatatatgataaacagagagtagcaggttAGGGGGGGTGTGAGTAAAGCagtttgtaaacattattaaagtggccagtgattaaTTGtctatgtacactgctcaaaaaaataaagggaacacttaaacaacacaatgtaactccaagtcaatcacacttctgtgaaatcaaactgtccacttaggaagcaacactgattgacaataaatttcacatgctgctgtgcaaatggaatagacaacaggtggaaattataggcaattagcaagacacccccaataaaggagtggttctgcaggtggtgaccacagaccacttctcagttcctatacttcctggctgatgttttgatcacttttgaatgctggcggtgctttcactctagtggtagcacgagacggagtctacaacccacacaggtggctcaggtagtgcagctcatccaggatggcacatcaatgcgagctgtggcaagaatgtTTGCTGTGTccgtcagcgtagtgtccagagcatggaggtgctaccaggagacaggccagtacatcaggagacgtggaggaggccgtaagagggcaacaacccagcagcaggaccgctacctccgcctttgtgcaaggaggggcaggaggagcactgccagagccctgcaaaatgacctccagcaggccacaaatgtgcatgtgtctgctcaaacggtcagaaatagACTCcacgagggtggtatgagggaccgacgtccacaggtgggggttgtgcttacagcccaacaccgtgcaggacatttggcatttgccagagaacaccaagattgacaaattcgccactggcgccctgtgctcttcacagatgaaagcaggttcacactgagcacgtgacagacgtgacagagtctggagacgccgtggagaacgttctgctgcctgcaacatcctccaacatgaccggtttggcggtgggtcagtcatggtgtggggtggcatttctttggggtgccgcacagccctccatgtgctcgccagaggtagcctgactgccattaggtaccgagatgagatcctcagaccccttgtgagaccatatgctggtgtggttggccctgggttcctcctaatgcaagacaatgctagacctcatgtggctggagtgtgtcagcagttcctgcaagaggaaggcattgatgctatggactggccgcccgttccccagacctgaatccaattgagcacatctgggacatcatgtctcgctctatCCACCAACGCcccgttgcaccacagactgtccaggagttggcggatgctttagtcctagtctgggaggagatccctcaggagaccatccgccacctcatcaggagcatgcccaggtgttgtagggaggtcatacaggcacgtggaggccacacacactactgagcctcattttgacttgttttaaggacattccatcaaagttggatcagcctgtagtgtggttttccactttaattttgaatgtgactccaaatccagacctccatgggttgataaatttgatttccattgataatttttgcgtGATTTTGTTcaacattcaactatgtaaagaaaaaagtatttaataagaatatttaattcattcagatctaggatgtgttattttagtgttccctttatttttttgaacagtgtatatagggcagtagtctctaaaGGTTGAGCAGCCGGGTGGTAcccagctagtgatggctatttaacagtttgatggccttgacataaaggctgtttttcagtctctcggccccagctttgatgcacctgtactgacctcgccttctgaatgatagcagggtgaacaggctgtggatcgggtggttgatgtccttgatgatctttttggcattcctgtgacgttgggtgctgtaggtgtcctggagtgcaggcagtgtgcccccagttATGCGTTCGGtagaccgtaccaccctctggagagccctgcagttgcgggTAGTGCAGTTACCGTACCAGGTGGTGAAACAGCCCAACAAGATACTCTCAATTGTGCTTCTGTAAAAGTTTCTGAGGGTCTTAGTGGCCAAGCCAAATTtactcagcctcctgaggttaaagaggcgctgttgcgccttcttcaccacattgtctgtgtgggtggacaatttcagattgtcagtgatgtgtatgccgaggaacttgaagctttccaccttctccactgcggtcatgtcgatgtggataggggagtgctccctctgctgtttcctgaactcCACCATCAGCtcattagttttgttgacgttgagagagaggttatatGGCCCCACTTTGCCAGCTCCCTCACCTCCTacctgtagactgtctcgtcattgttggtaatcaggcctactactgttgtgtcgtctgcaaacttgatgattgagttggaggcgtgcctggccacacagtcatgggtgaacagggagtacaggatggggctgagcacgcacacttgtggggcccctgtgttgaggatcagcaaagtgaaggtgttgtttcctaccttcgcCACCTGGGAGAGGCCCGTCAGGCAGTCCATGACCCAGTTACACAAGGCGGGGTTCatacccagggccccgagcttaatgatgagcttggagggtactatggtgttgaagggtgagctatagtcaatgaacagcattctgatataggtattcctcttgtccagatgggataaggcagtgtgcagtgcaatggcaattgcattgtctgtggatctattggggcggtaggcaaattgaagtgggtctagggtgtcaggttagGTAGataggtgatatgatccttgactagcctctcaaagcacatcatgatgacagaagtgagtgccttggggcgatagtcatttagttcagttacctttgctttcttgggtggaggaacaatggtggacatcttgaagcaagtggagacagcagactgggatagggagagatcgaatatgtccataaacacaccagccagctggtctgcgcatgctctgaggacgcggctagggttgccgtctgggccggcagcctttgccagggttaacacgcttaaatgtcttacatTGGCCACATACAACAGACTGATCCTTATGGAAGCATTTCATTGCTTCAAACAAAAGGAGGGGAGGGTCTAAGCAGGTAAGAAGGATACAATTAGCTATGGATGAACCGGAAAGGGGAGGAGGTCATGTAAAAAAGAAAACATAGGAAGATATTGGTCATAGCTCATAACCTGTATCATTTAGGTAACATTTATTATGCCAATACAGGggtaaaatgttgttgtttttttaattaaaaaacatgaacagagagagcgagagaaaggagaaagggagggactGTAACTATGGAGAGATTGAGGAAAGATGAGAGGAATTAGGGATTTCCGGACGTGGAAGTCAGACCTAAGAGCTTTGAGTCACTGAGCACAGGCTTTCCATTCCATGCAAATGACCATGTGGGATTGACTCATGAGATGAACAAAGGGCTTTTCTGATCAACGCcacagattatccattatattgaccgTATACTCAAGTGGCCGCTTTGACAATGAAAAGAAATGGAAGTTAGTcaggaggcaagatcaggtggggccattctagccaatgagagggcagatacgtgTGTGAACAACAGGTACACATTTTTTCTCAATGTTGCCGGGATGTCACGTgttcctacttatatcagtacactcgtaacaacctaGGCGTTACAAGATTTCTATTCGATTAATAAGCCATACGATTATTTCACTAACTCCCCCTGGCTAATCAAGAAAGCTGTAAAGGTGCCAAAGGAGCTTAAGCGAGGTCAGATAGCTGATAAACCTCTTATTGCTGCACTGGCTTAGTTAGGGCTTTCTATTTAAGGGATGTCACTGAATAAAGGCAAGTGTCTTGCTGTTAAACTATCTGTAAATAATATCCTTCAACCAAAGCATGCAAAGTTTGGTGACTTCAATGCTGAATTCAAAATATGCAAGGAGATGTGTCCATCCACAGCCAGTGAGATGTAAAGAATTGATGTTTATGCAGTAACTCTAAATGCTGTGTGATGCTGTGTTGAGCTctgaataataacaataataataaatgccatttagcagatgcatttatccaaagtgacttacagtcgtGTGCATACCTtcaactgagccatacaggaccatGTGACTGCCATGTTACAAGTACAGCGTACATATCCtctttaaaaatgaaaaaaactCCAAAAGGAGAAAAACATTCTGTAACAGACAGAGGGTGTAACAGTGTAACTCACCTCATCGCTAGTGTCAGACAGCGTAAGGTTGAACAAGGCTTTCAGGGCCTCCATGGCCCTCTCGTTGTCTTCAGCAGGAATAGGCAAGGCCTGGAGGCCTGGATGAGCCACCTCGTAGGGGCCCACCCAGCGTAGGTCCAGGGTACGCTCCAGCACCTCTGTGAGGAGCCCCACGGCATGCAGCTCCCTCTGGAGCCCCCCCCGGACGTCTGGCCGCAGAGCCGAGAGCAGGAAGAGCAGGCGCAGGGAGAACAGGCCCACCTCGTGACACCCGGCACGGGCGGCGTGCAGGCGGGCACACAGACCACGTGCCAGCTGCACGTCGGCACCCACCTGCTGTGCCGCCACGCTATTAAACACCACGTTACACAGGCACTTAAGGgcctccaccaccaccctctcttcctcctctgtctGGGCATCCTCTTGCAGACTGTCACCTCCCTCTTCTCCCGCCTGCAGCCGAGCCAGCCCGGCCAGGACCAGCATGCCCTCCCGGGTGCCCACAGGGCCCAGGACCCGCTTGTCCCGGGACAGGATGCGAAGGGTCTCCAGGCAGGTGCTCTGGCAGCAGGACCCAACCTGCCTCCCCAGCACAGTCAGCAGACCCTGACACAGCCTCTGCACAGTGAGAGAAGGTTGGTTCATCAAAAAAACACACAGGGGGCAGAAGCATTATCTAGGCTATAAGTAAAAGTGAAGCACCAGACAAGGCAGAGTATTTACTGTTTACTTACACTTCGTAGGTCCTCCTCTTTTGGGTCAAAGGTAAATGTGCGACTATTCTGAAAAAAGACAGTATACATTAGTCTTGCTGAAACAAACTCAGTGTTCCCGGCAGTTCTCCCTCGCTGTGTACCATGTGAGTAACGTCAGCAAGGTTAAGTACTAATGAGAGAAAAGTCAAATGCATATGCTAAATGGTGCTTTGTCACCTTCATCTGTGCATGATTCTCAGAAATGTTATCTAGAAGTAATTTGTTTCTATGATACAGTAAATAGCTTGCGCAGACAGATTATACGCATGACTACATTAGATAGGATATACGAGTGTGATGCAAAGTATATCGCCATTAGGCTCTAGGTTATCAGTGACAGCGGCTAACGACGTTAGCTAGCAAacttacctagctagctagctcaagtTACAGCAGGAAGTGCAGCAATAGCTATCACCAAATGGGAGCTAGCTAGAATGGTTCATTATATACGCATGCTGTCATTGTAtgcttagctagctacagtacatgattAGAAAGTTATACCATACAATGTTTGGCCACaacactagctaacgttagctagctagcaacccaGCTAGCCAGGATGAAAATATGCTTCCTACAACACAGCAATATGTTTTAAACTCGTTGATTCCTTTCAAAATGAAAGGGGAAATGCAAGTTCTAGATAGACATAGTTTTAGTATTAATTTTAGCAGCTATGATTATGTAAACGTTTTTAGATGGCTGGCGAGCTAGCTAATAACTTTGTTTTGGTTGACGTCAAATCGAGGAGAATTACACCCACCTCTACGTTGTACTGGTGCAAAAGCCTTTTAATTTCCTCTTCATTGTTAGTCTCGAGCTTTGACAGGACACTGTTTAAATCCATTCTTAAAATATTTCGATGACAATTCAAGAATTGTAACGTTATAGAGTACGTTTCTGAATAATTTGCAGCACCCTATTTGGTTTTTTTTGTATTCGTCTGGCATTCAGTTACATACAGAAGGCTACACACACCCT from Oncorhynchus mykiss isolate Arlee chromosome 1, USDA_OmykA_1.1, whole genome shotgun sequence includes:
- the LOC110522809 gene encoding synembryn-B isoform X2, which translates into the protein MDLNSVLSKLETNNEEEIKRLLHQYNVENSRTFTFDPKEEDLRSRLCQGLLTVLGRQVGSCCQSTCLETLRILSRDKRVLGPVGTREGMLVLAGLARLQAGEEGGDSLQEDAQTEEEERVVVEALKCLCNVVFNSVAAQQVGADVQLARGLCARLHAARAGCHEVGLFSLRLLFLLSALRPDVRGGLQRELHAVGLLTEVLERTLDLRWVGPYEVAHPGLQALPIPAEDNERAMEALKALFNLTLSDTSDEGGDHQLRLVTAIMRHLLMLKTQTEDKTEEAHSHAINLLSNLPVSCLDVLIDLPVQGGQEEYSGKNMDAVQVLLDFMEKRIDKGANYKEGLTPVLSLLTEGSRYHREIRRYIKTQVLPPLKEVKVRPEIGSTVRNKLVRLMTHVDMGVKQSAAEFLFVLCKESVDHLLKYTGYGNAAGLLVARGLLAGGRGETLYSDDEDSDTEEYKSAKPFINPITGHVEEPMPNPIEDMTEEQKEYEAQKLVNMFDKLSRQQLIRPMGVRRDGTLAPLEEALRQPTADSSDSD
- the LOC110522809 gene encoding synembryn-B isoform X1, whose protein sequence is MDLNSVLSKLETNNEEEIKRLLHQYNVENSRTFTFDPKEEDLRSRLCQGLLTVLGRQVGSCCQSTCLETLRILSRDKRVLGPVGTREGMLVLAGLARLQAGEEGGDSLQEDAQTEEEERVVVEALKCLCNVVFNSVAAQQVGADVQLARGLCARLHAARAGCHEVGLFSLRLLFLLSALRPDVRGGLQRELHAVGLLTEVLERTLDLRWVGPYEVAHPGLQALPIPAEDNERAMEALKALFNLTLSDTSDEGGDHQLRLVTAIMRHLLMLKTQTEDKTEEAHSHAINLLSNLPVSCLDVLIDLPVQGGQEEYSGKNMDAVQVLLDFMEKRIDKQGANYKEGLTPVLSLLTEGSRYHREIRRYIKTQVLPPLKEVKVRPEIGSTVRNKLVRLMTHVDMGVKQSAAEFLFVLCKESVDHLLKYTGYGNAAGLLVARGLLAGGRGETLYSDDEDSDTEEYKSAKPFINPITGHVEEPMPNPIEDMTEEQKEYEAQKLVNMFDKLSRQQLIRPMGVRRDGTLAPLEEALRQPTADSSDSD